TCCCCGGATGTTTGCTTACCAGCCGAGCCAACCACGGAAACCGTCCAAGCGTCCGAGATAGCCGCAAAAGCCCCTTATTGTCCATCCTGAACGAAGTGAAGGATCTTGCGAAGTGAAGGATCTTCCTATCTACATATTCTCTCCGGCTGCCTCAGATATAAAGGCGGCAACCCTCTTGATCAAGATGCCGGCATATTCCCCGTTGATCGTTTTTCCCCGCCGTGCATTTTCCAGCCAATACTCGGGAGAGTCAATTAGTCCGTTTTGCTCAAAAACCAGTACAGCCTGTTTCAACTCTTCGTCTGTCATTTCAGCCAAAGTCCGTTTGAAGTCCCACCACCTAGCCCAGTCATTGGCGCTCATGGTTCTAGGGCAGATCGTGCGGCTGGCATCAAAATGCCGCACCACTCTGTCTATGGGGATTGAATGTCTTTCCATCAGGTGCTGCGTAAGATCCAAAGTATTCACCACAGCTTGGTCAAATTCGCCATCGGCGTTGAGGCATATTTCCACTCCAATAGAGTTTTCATTAGTAATACCGTATCTACCCCGCCCATCACCACAGTGCCAAGAAGCGTTTTCGTCTGCCACAGTCTGAACAATAGTGCGGTCATCCACAAAGTAGTGGGCCGAGGAACCTCTATTGCCACCGTTAAAATAGCGAAAGTGGGCCTCGGCATTAGCATCTGCCCGCGGATTGCCAGTGTCGTGGATAACTACGTACAATATCTTCTGCCTACTCCGGCTGGAGAAGTTGTACCGGATCAGTTTCTTCGTTATCGGCAGCATAACATCACCCCTGCTGGTAATTTGAACTAGCATCTACTATATATACTGACTATCCATCCCGGAAAGGTCGTGTTGGTGGTTTCAACACCGGCACTCCTCTCGCATAAACTACTACAGCATATTATCTAAGGGGGTGTTATGGTGACTCTTAGACCAGAAAATACAAGCTGGCAGGGGCTATCGCTTCGGCAGGAACTCAGCTTCTGGTTAGGAATAATGGTCGACCACAGTCGCTTCATGCGCAACGGCTTTGACCCTACCGAGGAAGAAGCATTTCAGATCGCTAACGACTTTGCCCGGAGCTTTGCTGTCTTTCAACAACAAAACGAAGTTCAGCCGGAGCCGAGCCCGGAAT
The nucleotide sequence above comes from Bacillota bacterium. Encoded proteins:
- a CDS encoding N-acetylmuramoyl-L-alanine amidase, yielding MPITKKLIRYNFSSRSRQKILYVVIHDTGNPRADANAEAHFRYFNGGNRGSSAHYFVDDRTIVQTVADENASWHCGDGRGRYGITNENSIGVEICLNADGEFDQAVVNTLDLTQHLMERHSIPIDRVVRHFDASRTICPRTMSANDWARWWDFKRTLAEMTDEELKQAVLVFEQNGLIDSPEYWLENARRGKTINGEYAGILIKRVAAFISEAAGENM